Proteins from a genomic interval of Phycisphaerae bacterium:
- a CDS encoding biotin--[acetyl-CoA-carboxylase] ligase, whose amino-acid sequence MPSEPATWITVGQLHQGWVPRRVGRQILILDEADSTNNLALKACEGADADGLVVLANIQLEGRGRMGRTWLSPRGASVLASLVLVPPAAEIGKVEAGSPAGISAWLTQVSAVAACEAIRRATEITPAIKWPNDLRYSGRKLGGILIESRILTEERRAWVVGIGINCLQQAGHFPPDLRGVATSLELAGSHPIDRVEVIRCLLQSLDEWLDPAGWGQTGRVHAAWLNYAEAVGQKIRLRREGRDYTGWTVEVDPVGGLIVQLESGRQEWFDPMITTLL is encoded by the coding sequence ATGCCCTCTGAACCGGCAACGTGGATCACCGTGGGCCAACTCCATCAAGGCTGGGTTCCTAGGAGAGTTGGCCGCCAGATTTTGATTCTCGATGAGGCGGATAGCACCAATAACCTTGCCCTGAAGGCTTGTGAAGGGGCGGATGCCGACGGCCTGGTCGTCCTGGCCAATATTCAGCTCGAGGGCCGGGGGCGGATGGGGCGTACCTGGTTGTCGCCGCGCGGGGCAAGTGTGCTGGCCAGCCTGGTTCTGGTTCCTCCCGCGGCCGAGATCGGCAAGGTCGAGGCCGGTTCTCCGGCCGGTATCTCGGCCTGGCTGACTCAAGTGTCCGCCGTGGCCGCCTGCGAGGCGATCCGTCGGGCAACCGAGATCACGCCGGCTATCAAGTGGCCCAACGACCTGCGTTACAGCGGTCGTAAGCTGGGGGGCATTCTGATCGAATCCAGGATTCTGACCGAGGAGCGACGAGCGTGGGTGGTTGGCATCGGAATCAACTGCCTGCAGCAGGCCGGGCATTTCCCACCTGACTTGCGCGGAGTCGCGACCTCGCTGGAGTTGGCCGGCTCACATCCGATCGACCGCGTCGAGGTGATCCGCTGCCTGCTGCAATCCCTTGACGAGTGGCTGGATCCCGCCGGATGGGGGCAGACCGGGCGAGTGCACGCCGCGTGGCTCAACTACGCCGAAGCCGTGGGCCAGAAAATCCGTCTCCGCCGTGAGGGACGCGACTACACCGGCTGGACGGTGGAAGTGGACCCGGTCGGCGGCCTTATCGTGCAACTCGAATCCGGTCGGCAGGAGTGGTTCGACCCGATGATTACGACCCTCCTGTGA